A window of Oryza glaberrima chromosome 2, OglaRS2, whole genome shotgun sequence genomic DNA:
ttgggttattagatggactcttcttttaatattccttatttttaattccgaatttcagctatttttaaattgtattcctacttggactctcgtttccttttctaatttggattttattttatttttatttcaaattttgattaatctcgtattgggttcttatatggaaacttcttccaatattgcttatttttaattccgaatttcagctatttttaaattgtatttctacttagactctcctttccttttctaattttggattttattttacttttatttttaattttgattaatctcgtattgagttcttatatggaaacttctttcaatattgcttatttttaattctgaaattcagttattttagattgtatttctacttggactctccttttctttttttttctttttctccgattaatgtgggaatttctaaccccacagcgaacatggtgcctcctttcaaagctgttttaataatataatagatagatagatagatagattaccGTATTTCTAAATACACCAATAGTTATTATCTATTTCTTTATTTGACCCATAATTTAGAAGCCCATCAACTCCTTAACCAAATCTATGAGTGCAAAGTTAAAAGGGAGACAATTTGTAATTTGCATAGTGTATCCTTGAATTAATTTTCTTATATTATATGGTTATGCGAAATAAAATGTGTGATTTTCGATATTTGTTATTGATTTTTGTCGATACCAATGCATTTTCGTTCATATTGTTCTGATTTTGGTTTCTGATATTATTATACTGTTTTTATTTTCGAATTTACCGTTTCCGTTTCCAAGAAAACGATTGGGATGTTTTCGGACCTTTTTCATCCCAGGTAAGTGGTCAAGGCGCGCGATTGTACGTCCATTACACGCACTCGGTAATTCCAGATGCAAAATTGATTTACCGCTAGTTTCCAATTTCCAACGATGCAGGTAAGATCCACAGCAACGCCATGAACACGCAGGTCGACGTCGAGAATGTGGACGTGGTCATCAAGCCTAGCATGGTACCTGCCCATCAGGGTTGGCAGACTAGCCTCTGCGACTGCTTCGGAGACGGCTGCGAATCATGTATGCAAAGCTACGACTGACTGGATTTTTCTGGTTTGGTGGTACAATGCAATGTTTTTTCCGTTTCATGGCTTAATTTCTCGACCTGTTGGCAGTTTGTTTGAGTGCTTGGTTCCCTTGGTTGTCGATTTCCTGCATCGGTGAAATCGTCGATCAAGGCTCCACAGGTAGGGGTCATCTCCTCTCCCATAGCCCCATCCAAAGTGCTTTGCTTTGGACCGGTTACCGATAAAACAGAAGAGCGTTTGGATTCAGATATAAAATTAAAGAAACCATCAAACTGAATTTAGATCGAATTAATATCCGCTGATCaggtggttaattaattatcgGTATTCAGTTTCAAAATTTTGCATTTTCACGCTTATTATTATATCCGGTTACAGATATGTATGTGAAGATTTTCTACATTTGCTTACCGATATGCATGTTTTCTCTCTTGTCAATTTCCTTTTGGTCTCCTCACCAATTAGAGTGGTGCTGTATCTGCTTCATCTACCTCATTGCCGCTTATTTCGGCGTGTGGTGGGCGTACGCGGGGTGGTACCGCGGAAAGCTCAGGGCGCAGTATGGCTTGCCGGAATCGCCCCTGCCGGACTGCCTCACCCATCTCTTCTGCCACTGGTGCGCGCTGGCTCAGGAGCACAGGGAGCTCGCCGCCCGTGGATACAACGTGCTGAAtggtacgtactccctccgtttcaagacaccgttaactttttaacacatatttaaccgttcgtcttattcaaaaaagtttgtgaaatatgtaaaactatatgtgtacatgaaagtatatttaacaatgaatcaaatgatatgaaaagaataaataattacttaaattttttgaataagccGAATAATCAAACCCatactaaaaagttaacggtgttaaacattttaaaagaGAGTAGTATACTCCctgctatatatgcatgtgccGCTTTAGACGACACTGCCAAGGCGATGCAAACCCCAAGATCTAACGGCGTTTTCTTTGGCGATTGGCATATGCAGGTTGGGACGGCCGGCCGCAGGTGGCTGCAGTACCGCCTCCGTCGCGTAGTGCGCCCGCAGTCCAGGCTCCGATGAGGCGATGAACCAGGAGCAAATAAATAGCTCGCTCCGTCCACCGAACGAAGCCATAAGATAAGTGGCCCAGTGCGAGAAAAAGTGATATCTCGTGATATCTTTATAAAGACTGTAAAATTGCTTGTCTATACATCTATATTCAACAGCTGTGTAAAGAAGTCAGGCATCTGAATAATATTTGACGTCGCCCTAGTTTGATAAactaggaagagaagaaaagccCATCCACATAAGCAGGCATATGTTTCTCAAACtttttattatatatcttaAATATGTGAGATGTATATCTATGTGTCTTCTTtaagaataatattattctACTTTAAATTTGTTGTATTTTTTCTCACTATAAGTTTATAAGTTTTAGATTGCTCTAAACGTTGGTTATGGTTTTATTGCAAGTATCCACGCAGTGGTGGATCGAAGAATTTTCTTGAAACTCCGCAAAGCTAAAAATAGATAACAAATGTACACAATTTCATACTACTTCAAAAAACATTTACTATGAACGTGATTGTGATTTTTTAAGCATTTGCTTTGCTGGTTTGCTTAAGTACGGTAATTAAGTACTTCCTACTGTTGTATGTGGCTGGATGGTAAATAATCACATAAATCAAGTCCTAATCTACTGCTGTGTGCGGTGAAGCCCGGGCAGCTGCCCATGTGGCTCCGCCATTGTATCCATGGAAcaaattctaaactaaaattgtTAAAACTACAGAATCCCAAGACTATGGAATCTTGAATTTATGTAAAAATATCGTGTTGCAATGATTCTGTTAGTTATTGTGAAATTATGAAACTATAGATGTTCTTTTGAATATTTTAGCATGCTTCTAGAATTCAAGCTTCTAATTGCCGCCTCAGAGTGCCTCGCCAGCATATACTACGACAGAAAGTTTGACGGGTGTCAATTGAAAATTCCACATTAGCTAGGGACCGGATTTTCCAGCCGGCAGCACGGAGAAGGCACTGATGATCCTAGGTCATTGGTGCAACTAGAACCTTTGAGGTGCACacgatgcaaaaaaaaaattgaggcaCACACGacgcaaaaaataaaaaaagagaagaggctCGATTCGGTCGAATCCGATGCTTTGAGTCACTCCCCGTTGCCCCAGATTacaaatcgaaaaaaaaacaaacttctgTACATGCTAAACTTTCTGTACAAGCTtaatcacatttttttaaaagaaaaacaaactgtTGTACATGCTAAATCACAAATTCAACCAAAAACAGAACCTCTCGTCATCAAACAGATAGGTGACGTGACATGGAAAAGGAAGGGGAGCATGGCAAGGTACCCAGATCTAGCGGTCATTGAGCTCGAGACAGCGCCCTCACGTCACCCCGACGTAGGGGAAGGGGTTGCCCTACATGTTGTACATGTTGTACATGGCAAGGTACCCGGAT
This region includes:
- the LOC127763470 gene encoding cell number regulator 10-like isoform X2; the encoded protein is MNTQVDVENVDVVIKPSMVPAHQGWQTSLCDCFGDGCESFCLSAWFPWLSISCIGEIVDQGSTEWCCICFIYLIAAYFGVWWAYAGWYRGKLRAQYGLPESPLPDCLTHLFCHWCALAQEHRELAARGYNVGTAGRRWLQYRLRRVVRPQSRLR
- the LOC127763470 gene encoding cell number regulator 10-like isoform X1; translation: MNTQVDVENVDVVIKPSMVPAHQGWQTSLCDCFGDGCESFCLSAWFPWLSISCIGEIVDQGSTEWCCICFIYLIAAYFGVWWAYAGWYRGKLRAQYGLPESPLPDCLTHLFCHWCALAQEHRELAARGYNVLNGWDGRPQVAAVPPPSRSAPAVQAPMRR